Genomic segment of Leptospira perdikensis:
CATCACATTACCTCTTCCTATCGCTAATCTTGATCTAAAAAATTCAAACCAATTGGGAACTGAGAATACATCCATTGAACCCATCACTCATCCTCCCTCTGCTGTCCCTCGTATTTTAGCCGTGGATGATAACTCGGTAAATTTGGAACTTTTAATTCGCCAACTTGAAATCTTGGGACTTCAAGTAGACGGTGCTGAAGATGGTGAAAAAGCGCTCATGTTATGGCAAACAAACAAATATGATCTCATCATTACCGATTGTAACATGCCTATTAAAGACGGTTATGCATTAACAAAAGAGATTCGAAATGTGGAAACCTTTAGCTATCAAAAACGAATCCCTATCATCGGTTATACTGCAAATGTTTTAAGCGAAGAAAATGAACGTTGTATAGCCATAGGAATGGATGAAGTTTTGATAAAACCAGCTCGATTAACAAATCTGAGACACACTCTTCTGAAATGGTTGCCAACAATCATTCACCCGACCCCAACAAAATCTACCTAATAACGAATTGGTATTTGTTCAATAGTTCCAAATCATACCTCGTAAAATAGCGGTAACTTAAGAATTCAAATTGTAGTAATTTTACTTTTAGAACAATTCAATGCAATAAGAGACCATTATTTTGTGCGGACTGAAAACTTCCCACAAAGGATTCGATTTACATCAAAAAGGTGAAACAAATCATAAACCTAGTTTTACTTACCTAATTTATCGGAACCAAATCGATGGCTAAAAATACTGAAAATGAGACATTGGAAGCAGTACAAAATTATTATGGAAAAATACTCCAAACAAACAAAGATTTAAAAACCTCTGCATGTTGTAGCACTGAATCCTTACCTTCCACCTATTTACCGTTATTGTCCAATATCCACCCAGTGATCAAAGATAAATTTTATGGGTGTGGATCCCCCTTTCCACCCGCACTTACTGGCAGAAAAATTTTAGATTTAGGATGTGGTTCAGGAAGAGATGTTTATCTATTATCTCAATTAGTTGGAGAGTTTGGATCCGTGATTGGTATCGATATGACAAACGAACAATTAGAAGTTGCAAATAAATACATCGAATACCATCAAAAACAGTTTGGTTATAAAAAATCCAATGTTTCTTTTGTTAAAGGTTATATTGAAAACTTAAAATCCTGTGGTATAGAAGATAAATCTATCGATTTAGTTGTTTCTAACTGTGTTACGAATCTATCACCTAACAAAAAATCCGTTTTTTCCGAGATATTTAGAGTCTTAAAACCAGGTGGTGAATTGTATTTTTCCGATGTATTTGCTGACCAAAGAATTCCTGAAGAACTCAAAAAAGATCCTGTTTTACTTGGTGAATGTTTGGGAGGAGCTCTTTATACAGAAGATTTTAGACGATTACTCACTGAACTAGGAATTCACGATTTTCGGATTGTCTCTCAGTCCAAAATTAATTTATTGAACTCGGAAATTCAGAAAAAAGTGGGGAATATCAACTTTTATTCCATCACATTTAGGGCCTTTAACATTCCATTGGAAGATCGTTGCGAAGACTATGGGCAAGTAGCATATTACAAAGGAACCATCGACGGATCCCCACATAATTTTACATTAGATGATCACCATGTTTTTATCACAGGAAAACCAATGTTAGTTTGTGGTAATACGGCAGACATGGTCTCTACCACTCACTACAAAGACCATTTTCAAATCATTGGTGATAAATCAAAACATTTTGGACTTTTCGATTGTGGCCCAACTCCCTTGATTAGGGCTTCGGATGCTGGACTAGTAAGTGCCTGTTGTTGATATAGGCGATTCGATAAAAACAATATGGAAAAAAATTTCTAATATTTGTTAGGTAATTATTTTAAACCTATTATTTGGATTATTTATTTTCTATTTAACCCAAAATCATAAGGTCAAAAAAGGAATTCACTCCCTCATAAACATTATTATCAAAATTCTTATCGTTTTACCCAGGGAACCAACCCCCTACTTTTGCATTATGTTTACGAATATTGCATTTCGCTTGTTTTTTTATAGTTTTTTTTAAAACACGCAATATTCATAAATCCGAATTTTCGTATTTACTATTTTTTCTAACCATTTAACTTCGTATATGCTATGAAACCGATCCTCCTATTCACCTTCCTTCTTTGTCTGTTTGGCTGCAAAAAAAAGGACTCTTCTGATACTGAGAACACTCTCTTAGCTCTGTTCCTTCTGGCTCCCACTGATATCGTCTTCGAATTGGGATATCCTGGCTCGCAAAACCAGCTGAAGAATTCGGAACTTTCAGGGAAAACCTCAGGAATTACAGTGAAAGTGGGTGGGATTACAGCCACGGGTGTTTCCTCACCAGCTTCCGACACCATCCAATTCACGATGCCAACAATCCCAGGCATAACGGAAAATGCAGCCGTTGATTTTGTAGTCGAAAAAGATGGAGCCAGTGTTTATTCTACAAAGGTTCGTTACAGGCCAATACTCAGTTGGGCGATCAACCAACCGATAGGAACCTCTCGTCCGATTGATGCCAGAGACAATAAAAGTTTTTTCCAAATTACGGCAACCACAGCAACGCATGTTTTTAATACTTTAGGTCATGGAGCTTTTGACTTAGATTTATATTATTTTACAAGTTTGAACGGTACCCCCATTCCTTTTGCTGAAAAAAGAATGACGGGGGCAGAATTCAATCGCGTTGCACTGAATGCAGGAACTGTTTACATTATGGCAAAACATATCAGTGGTTTCGGTGGTACTTATAATTTGCAAGTGGCCAATAGCGGAGTAGTGCCAACCTCTTCAGCTAAATTAACTTACTCCGGATGGACGTTTAATCTATGTTATGATACAATGGGGACTGGACCAGCCACAACAAACACCTGTGCTGTTCAAATGGCAGTATACAGTCCAACAAGAACCGGACGTTGCACTTATCCTGGAGACAGTGGCTTAACTACAAGAAATTATTATGCAGAAGGTGGATTTGCAAACCAAACCACCAACCAAACAGGTTGTCTCAATCCTGGAGGCGGTTCTTATAACGAAGCGGAGGCGATTTTTATTACAGAATAATTTTCCGACCCTCATCATAAAAGAAAATAATCGCAACTGTTTTTCCTACAAAGCAGTTGCGATCATCTCCTAAAAAAATCGTTTTTAATCAACAGAAACTTTTATTTTTTCCAAATACATCGAATCAATCAAAGATTGATATTTAGCAGTGACAACATGTCTTTTGATCGATAATTTTGCCGACAATTCATCCCCAACTTCAAATGCCTTTGGGAGAAGTCTTACTTCGACGACCTTTTCAAAACTTTTAAATCCATTTTCCGTACGAATCATATTCTTCACTTCCTGTTCCATTTTCTGCTGAACGGAACGATTTGTTGCCAGTTGTTCGTAAGTAGATCCGTAATCTTTGAATTTATCAAGTGCAGGTAAAATCAATGCACCTAAGTATTTTTGATCCTGACCGACAACCATCACATGGTCGATGTAAGGAGATTGGCAAAGTTTGTTTTCAATAGGTACAGGTTCAATGTTTTCGCCGTTAAGAAGAACAATTGTTTCTTTAGTTCTACCAACAATCTTAAGTGTATCATTGTACGTCATGATCCCAAGATCTCCTGTATTAAACCAACCATCATTTGACAATACTTTGGTGGTAATATCAGGTCTTTTGTAGTAACCTTTCATAATCTGAGGTCCACGTACATGCACTTCGCCTTTGATTCCTTTTTCAGGAGGATATAATACTTTACCAGTTTCTATATCTTTCAGCATAATTTCTGTTTCTGGAAACAAGGGTCCCACGCTGCCAACAACCAAATGTTTTGGTGTACGGAACGCAAGACCAGGAGAAGTTTCCGTCAATCCATACCCTTCAAATACGGGAATTCTGATCGTGTTGAAGAACTCATCAATGTGTAAAGGCAAAGCTCCCCCACCAGAAACAGTGCCTCTTAAGTTCCCACCTGTCACTTGTCTAATTTTTTTTAAAACTAGAGTATCAAGGATCAAGTAGGGAACCAGAAATATGATGAATGTAAACAGAGAGAAAATAAAAAGTAAAACAGACTGCAAAAAATTCCGACCATTCAGATCCAACTGGTTCCCTTTAAAAAAATGGAGTGATCTTTGTATGCGAAGAGCAGAGTGATAGGCAGCCTTAAATAATATTTTTTTAAGGAAAGAACCTGTTTGTATCTTTGTTTGCATTGCTTGATAAATACTTTCCCAAAGCCTCGGTGCGGAGGCCATAAAAGTAGGTTTTACGATGGATAGATCTTCACGAATGTTTCGAACGTTCGTATAGTATTGTGAGGCGCCCATAGCAATGGTTCCCATCTGAAAAACTCTTTCGAAACTATGCCAAACAGGTAGAATAGAAAGAAATCGATCTTTCGGACCAATTGAAATTGGAATATTCCGCAACTGCGAAATCATATTTGTATGAGTTAACATCACACCTTTTGGTTCCCCCGTGGTTCCCGATGTATAAATGATGGTAAATAAATCCTCCGGTTTGATTGCGGCAACTCGTTCCTCTACCCGCCTATCACCTAACTCCCGCAACTTTTTCCCTTTTGCGATCAGATCACTCATTTTTATGGTATTAGAAATCGTTTGGACATTCGAATGAGTTTGTATTCTTTTGTCTAAATTATCTTTTGTGTTTTTTAAAATAGATTCCTCATCCATAAGAATCACATAGGTTATGTTTGGTAAATCATTCCGATTTTTCTCAATTTTTCGCAATGTAGTTTCATTTTCTACGAACACCATTTTGGCATCAGAATGTGGAATAATATATTGAATATCACCATCAGTTACGTCTGTTCCGCGTGGCACATCTGCAGCTCCACTGAGAATAATCCCATAATTGGCGATGATCCATTCTTTCCGATTATCAGAAAGAACGGCTACATGTTCACGAGCATTTAACCCAAGTTCGATTAATCCAGTAGCTAGAGCGAGGCCAACTTCATATAATTCACTGAAATTAATCGTAACAAATTGTTTAAGATTGTTCCTTGTTCCAAAGGCTGGTTTATCACCATACTTCTTGGCACTCTCATAAAACAATTCTGCGAGGTTTTTCGCCGTAACTTTTGAACTCATATCTCTTTCTCTCCGAAACAAATACAATATCAGATTTAAAAAATCAGTCTTGAACGGAACGGCTATCGAGAGAAGAAAATGGCAGAAAAAGGTTCTTTCTTTTTTGTAAAATCGGAAGGACCAACCCCAAAGGATCTACGAAAAATACGGGTAAAGTGAGATTGATCGGCAAACCCTCCTTCATGAGCCGCATCCAATAAATGAGGATGATTCGCCAAATAATCCACAGCCTTCTTTGTTTTCAGCCAAAGTCGATAAACAGAAAAAGGAACACCGGTTTCCGCTCGAAATAAATGACGAAACCGTTCCGCAGACAAAGATGCTTCCAAAGCTAAACGTTGGAGTGAAAAATTTTCGATTTCTACATTTTGAATGCTCTTTTGAATGCGAACATCCATGATACGGTTTGTTGGATAAACAAAATCTTTGTTAATGATTTCTAATAACAAAGAACGAACGTTTGTATTTGATAGGTTCAAAATTTCCTGGATTCGATGTTTTATCGTTTCGGTAAACAAATCCCCAACTTCAAATGCAGAGTGATTTGCAGTCAAACTCCGATCACGAAAAAGATGATATCCTGTGGTTAAAGGGTCCAAATAAAGCAATGTGAGATTTCCTTCGGCAGATCGCATTTCATGACTCACACCAGAAGGAATACAAACCGCGTGATATTTTTTCCAATCACCACCAAACGTACGTAATTCTACATATCCAGAATCAGGCAAACTGATCTGAATATAAAAATGGCTGTGCCTCTGAGTTGAGAAACCGTCTCCACGATAAGTAGCAAAATCATCCCAGATCAAAAATTGTTTCATCGTTTTAAATTAAAGAACCAAATCCAATCAAGTTGTCTCAAATTTTCGATACAGAATAAAACTACGAATCCCAAAATAAATAAAAAAGAAAGAAACAAAAATCATCATGACTTCTGCGACGTACCCATTGGAACCAGAAATCCAAGTGCAAAAAATTGCAACACCAGGAAAAAAAGAAATCATTCCATTAAACCACTGTTTAGTGGAAAAATAAATCGAAGACAAAACAAACATAACAATCGCTATAGCTCCCCATTTCCACCAAGTAGCCACTTCTAGGTGTGAGAGTAAGTCACGAAAATCTTCTAGTCTATCCAAACGAAATAAAATTTGATCCATAATGTAATTCTCATACAAATCACAGGGAACAATGATTATACTAATAACAAAACCCAACCAAGTGAACGGATTTATTTTTTTAATTTCAGAGAATACAAGAAAAAACATGAAACCGGCATATAAAAAAGGAAAAAAGATATCGAGCTTTTGACCTACCCTCATTTCAGAGCGAAGTTTTTTTGTTACTTCTTCGTTTCCCGTTAAAAATTTTAAATCTTCTGTTGATTGCGCAAATTCGAAAGCAATGACTGGAGTTCTAAATCCTTCACTCAATGCCGCTTGACTTGGATACATAAAAAGTCCAATGAGAGAAACAAACAATGTGGAAATACCAAAAACGGCTACAACTTTCCTAGAACGCAACAATTGCATAACATTCCTCTTAAAACAAAATTTTTATACGCATCTTCATAATTCTCACAACCAAATCAGATTCATACAATACAATGTTATCATATTATGGAATTGCATTTTATTAACTTGTGCGTTCCCAATTTTGTTTTTATTTTGAAATTTGATAAATACCGGGTCGGGCTCCTCCGGGGTGCGCTAACGCTCCCGTCCGCCCTATGGCGGACCAAGCCCTACCGATCCCTAACGCGGGTTAATTTAAACTTTATTATTGAAACGCTTCTTCCAAAGACTTAAACACTTCTCGACTAACACCAACAGGCATAAAAAATCCGATCTTATCTACAGTTTTAGAAGAACCTCCGTAGATTTCAATCGCCACAGAAGTTTCCGCCGTCTCAGCAACTAGTATTTCTTGGAACTTTGGATACACTTTGGTCGGCGCTAAAAAATATGACAAAAAATTCTTAAATGGGAAAGAAGCACCCAGTCCATTCATCTTAGGCATATAAAAAGTTTTAAACTTACCTTCTATTTGTTTTTTTTGTTCTGGAGAAAGCCCTTCCAATCGACAACCTAAAACAGATCGTAATTTTTCAGGTTCTGTATCAGGGCTGTCCAAATAAATTGCCAAACTATCACAATCGGTAATTCCAACGGATTCCCAATCTTTCTGAAAATTCTCCCAACTGGCCCCTATGTTTTCATAAGCTCCCTTATGGGTTGTATAGTAAACTTCCGCTGGACCAAATGATTCGCGACTCACCGTCACTTGCTGAAACCCACCCATATAACCGTAAAATGCGATCCCAAGGACAATCAAGGTGACAATGGAGATACCAATATATTTTAATTTATTCATTTTTCCCCCTAAAATCAAAATCTCTTTAAGCTAAAACTATCTTGGAAAAAAACACGACTTGCTATTTAAATCAATGTAAAATTTCAGAAGTCATTCAAAAATGCAAACAATCAAATTAGGGAAAAACAGAAATTGATTTCAAAATCTGGATCATAAACAAAGTCAATTCGCAAACGCATTAGTAACTCCGAATATAAATTCATACATATTTTATTTCGCTGGTAATATTTTTCTTAATCCTCACATCCCCACATTCTGGTGCCCGTGCTTATCATAAAAAAACAATCGAATCGAACGATTTTTATTCGGTGCTTCTACTGATTTATCTAATCCAAGCTATACAATATTCTCAACAAACCATCGCTCCGTTCACAAAGAAGATCTTTTTTCGAGCACGGTACCCGAAAGAGCTAGAATTCAAAATTCAAAGGAAAAGCTAAAGAAATAAAACTCGCTTTTATTTCCCTTTCTGTTCCTGTTAGTCCCGAGGTATAAAGAATGAAATTTATTTTTTCCAATATCAAATGGATTATGCTCGGGTCCGGAATCATCACCTGTTCCATGTTACTTTCTGCGTTACATCCAAGTTTAGGACTTATGTTAACCTTTGGAGATACGTTAAACGGCGATTTAGCCAATATCATCGTTCGTAATTGGGCTGCCTTGATCACTATTGTGGGTGGGATGCTCATTTATGGAGCTTATAACGAACCAAATCGTAACTTAGTTCTCGTTGTGGCTTCGTTGAGTAAAAGTATTTTTGT
This window contains:
- a CDS encoding methyltransferase domain-containing protein, with the protein product MAKNTENETLEAVQNYYGKILQTNKDLKTSACCSTESLPSTYLPLLSNIHPVIKDKFYGCGSPFPPALTGRKILDLGCGSGRDVYLLSQLVGEFGSVIGIDMTNEQLEVANKYIEYHQKQFGYKKSNVSFVKGYIENLKSCGIEDKSIDLVVSNCVTNLSPNKKSVFSEIFRVLKPGGELYFSDVFADQRIPEELKKDPVLLGECLGGALYTEDFRRLLTELGIHDFRIVSQSKINLLNSEIQKKVGNINFYSITFRAFNIPLEDRCEDYGQVAYYKGTIDGSPHNFTLDDHHVFITGKPMLVCGNTADMVSTTHYKDHFQIIGDKSKHFGLFDCGPTPLIRASDAGLVSACC
- a CDS encoding AMP-dependent synthetase/ligase, giving the protein MSSKVTAKNLAELFYESAKKYGDKPAFGTRNNLKQFVTINFSELYEVGLALATGLIELGLNAREHVAVLSDNRKEWIIANYGIILSGAADVPRGTDVTDGDIQYIIPHSDAKMVFVENETTLRKIEKNRNDLPNITYVILMDEESILKNTKDNLDKRIQTHSNVQTISNTIKMSDLIAKGKKLRELGDRRVEERVAAIKPEDLFTIIYTSGTTGEPKGVMLTHTNMISQLRNIPISIGPKDRFLSILPVWHSFERVFQMGTIAMGASQYYTNVRNIREDLSIVKPTFMASAPRLWESIYQAMQTKIQTGSFLKKILFKAAYHSALRIQRSLHFFKGNQLDLNGRNFLQSVLLFIFSLFTFIIFLVPYLILDTLVLKKIRQVTGGNLRGTVSGGGALPLHIDEFFNTIRIPVFEGYGLTETSPGLAFRTPKHLVVGSVGPLFPETEIMLKDIETGKVLYPPEKGIKGEVHVRGPQIMKGYYKRPDITTKVLSNDGWFNTGDLGIMTYNDTLKIVGRTKETIVLLNGENIEPVPIENKLCQSPYIDHVMVVGQDQKYLGALILPALDKFKDYGSTYEQLATNRSVQQKMEQEVKNMIRTENGFKSFEKVVEVRLLPKAFEVGDELSAKLSIKRHVVTAKYQSLIDSMYLEKIKVSVD
- a CDS encoding helix-turn-helix transcriptional regulator, whose amino-acid sequence is MKQFLIWDDFATYRGDGFSTQRHSHFYIQISLPDSGYVELRTFGGDWKKYHAVCIPSGVSHEMRSAEGNLTLLYLDPLTTGYHLFRDRSLTANHSAFEVGDLFTETIKHRIQEILNLSNTNVRSLLLEIINKDFVYPTNRIMDVRIQKSIQNVEIENFSLQRLALEASLSAERFRHLFRAETGVPFSVYRLWLKTKKAVDYLANHPHLLDAAHEGGFADQSHFTRIFRRSFGVGPSDFTKKKEPFSAIFFSR